Within the Planctomycetia bacterium genome, the region GTCGGTGTCGTGACGGATCACGACCTTCGTGTCCCCGGGAAAATCGACCGTGAACAGGAACTCGGTCGCGGTGTTGAAGCGGTCGGTCTGCAGCGGCATGCCGTCCTTGAACTCGACCGGGTGCGTCGCCGTGCCGCCGATCCCCGTCGGACCGGCCGTCTGTCCGTTGAGGGCCAACGCCCAGATCGCGATGTCGACGTGGTGGGCGCCCCAGTCGGTGAGCTTGCCGCCGGAATACTCGTACCACCAGCGGAAGTAGTTGTGGCCGTTCCCCGCGCTGGGCTTCTGTTCCTTGCCATGCTTGTCGATGAACGGGGGGAGTTCCAGGAACCGGTAGTCGGCCAGCGGCGCCGGCCCGAGCCAGCGGTCCCAGTTGAGGTCCTGCGAGGGCGTCACGGCCGGCAGCGCCGGGCTCGACGGCGCGCCGCCGATCGCGGCCTGGATGCGCCGGATCCGCCCCAGCCGGCCCTCCGCGACCAGCGCCAGCGCGGTCGTGAACAGTTTGAACGCGCTGCGCTGCTGGGTGCCGACCTGCACCACCCGCCCCGTCTGCCGCTGCACCCGGCGAATCAGTTTTCCCTCGTCGATCGTCAGCGTCAGCGGCTTCTCGCAGTACACGTCCTTGCCGGCGAGCATGGCCTCGACGACCGGCTTCGTGTGCCAGTGGTCGGGCGTGGCGACGTGGATCACGTCGATGTCCTTGCGATCAAGGAGCCGGCGGTAGTCGTCAGTGAGCAGCGCCTTGCCGGCGGCGAACTTCTCGTTGCAGGACCTGGCCCGCCCCGCATCGACGTCGGCGATCGCCACCACGTCGATCCATTCCTTGGCGACGCCGATGTTGGCGCTGGCGATCCCCCCCGCGCCGATCAGGCCGAGGGCGAAGCGGCCGTTCTTCGAGCGGGTCTCATCGGCCAGCGTCCGCGGCATCGAGTGGAAATAGGGGACGGCGGATGCCGCCAGCGTGATGGACGACGAGAGGAAATCACGACGGGTGGCGGGCATGGCAGACACCTGGGGCGATGACGGGGGACGAGAACCGGCGCAACCTCTTCACTATACCGCGGTGGAGTGCCCTGCCCCGCCTCCTCCAGTGGACTCCTGGCGGACCCGCGGCAGCGACCGCACCGGCCCGGCTGGCAATCGGGCCGAGCGGCGGGACAATACAGGGAAACCATGCCCCCGGCGTCACGGCCTCCAGCGGACCTCGACCTCCCATGTTTGGCTGGATCGGAACCATCACCGGCACCACGCCCGCCATCTCGGCCGCCACGTGGCGGGCCGTGAAGCAGATCGAGGCCCTCGCGCCGGACATGGAAGGGCTCGACGACGTGGCCCTGCGCCGGCTCGGCCGGGCGCTCTCCTACCGGGCGATGGCCGGTGAGCCCGCCGACACGCTCCTCGTGGAGAGCTTCGCCGCCACCCGCGAGGCGGGCCGGCGGCGGCTCGGCATGCGGCACTATGACGTGCAGTTGCTGGCAGGCGTGGCCCTCGTCCACGGCGCCATCGTCGAGATGCAGACCGGCGAAGGGAAGACGCTCGTGGCCACGCTGCCGCTCGTCCTCCACGCCCTGGCCGGCAAGGGAGCCCACCTGGCGACGGTCAACGACTACCTCGCCCGCCGTGATGCCGAATGGATGAAGCCGATCTACGAGGCGCTCGGGCTGTCCGTCGGCATCGTCGAGTCGCAGATGGATTTCGATGACCGGCGCAAGGCCTATGCCTGCGACGTCACCTACGGCACGGCGAAGGAGTTCGGCTTCGACTTCCTCAAGGATCGGCTCCTTGCCCGGCAACTCGCCGAGGGCCAGGGGGATCTGGCGGCGCGGCTGGCCGGCGAGCGGGGCGACGCGACGACGCGGCCCTTGCAGCGGCCCTACTGGTTCGCCCTCGTGGACGAGGCCGACAACGTCCTCATCGACGAGGCGCGGACGCCGCTGATCATCGCCTCCCCGCCGGGCGAAGCGCAGGCCGCGTCCCAGGCGCTGTTTCAGTTCGCCGCCCAGGCCACGGCCGGGCTGGAGTCCGACCGCGACTACGAGCAGGACGTGCAGAAGCAGACCTGCGAGCTGCTCGGGCCGGGCCGGAGCCGCGTGCGGGCGCTGCCCCGGCCGGCGGAGCTCGAGGCCACGAGCCTGCTGGCGATCTACGAGGCCGTCGAGCGGGCCCTCCGTGCCCGACAGTTCTTCAAGCCCGACCGGCAGTACGTCGTTCGCGACGGCAAGATCGTGATCGTCGACGAGTTCACGGGCCGGGCGGCAGAGGGGCGGACGTGGCGAGACGGCCTCCACCAGGCCGTGGAGGCACAGGAGGAGGTGGAGATCACGGTGGCCTCGGGCCATGCGGCCCGAATCACGATCCAGGACCTGTTCGCCCGCTGGCCGCACCTCGCCGGCATGACGGGAACGATCGCCACCAGTGCCCGTGAACTGGCCCGCACGTACGACGTCGACGTCGCCGTCGTCCCCACGAACCGGCCCGCGATCCGGCGCCGACTGCCGGCCGTGGTCTGTGGCACGTACACGGAGAAACTCGCCCGCATCGTCGCCGAGGTCGGGGAGATGCACGCCCTCGGCCGGCCGGTGCTGATCGGCACGCGGTCGATCGACAAGTCCGACGACCTCGCCCGGCTGCTGACGGAGGCCGGGCTGCCCCACACCGTCCTCAATGCCCGCCACATCGCCAAGGAGGCGGAGATCGTCGCCCAGGCCGGACAGCGCGGCCAGATCACCGTGTCCACGAACATGGCGGGCCGCGGTACCGACATCCGGCTCGGTGACGGCGTCGCCGAACTCGGCGGGCTGCACGTCATCTGCACCGAACTGCACGACTCGGCGCGGATCGACCGCCAGCTCGTCGGCCGCTGCGGCCGCCAGGGGGATCCGGGAACGTGGCGGCAGTACCTCGCGGCCGACGACGACATCCTCGTGGCCGGCTACGGCGCCCGCCGGTCCGGGCGGATCGCCGCCGGGCTGCGCCGCCGGCTCGCCGGCGACCCCGACCGCGTCGCGACGGTCTTCCGCAGCGCCCAGAAGCGGGTCGAGGCCCGCCATGCCCGGCAGCGCCGCATGCTCGAATACATCGAGCGGCAGCGGGCGGAGGCCCATGTGCAGATGAGCCAGGATCCGTATCTCGATGCCGCCAGCTGACCCGACACCGACCCGCCTCGCGCCGCGACGTTCAGCCTTTCCGCCGCCAGATCCGCCGGACCGTGGAGGCGAGCTGCCCGCGGGATTTGCCAGCTGCGGCCGCCGCCACGCCCTCCGCCGACCGGATCGTCGGCCGCCAGCGCCGCTCTCGCACGATCTCCGGCGTCGGCCGCGCCCAGGCATTGTCGGCGGCCGGATAGCGGTCGGTCTTGCGCAGCGCCAGATGGACGGAGCCGAACGTGTAGCCCTGCTGTTCGAGGAGGATGTGCGGATAAACCGACCACGTCACCTCGCCGACCCGCGGCCGGTCCCCCTGGGCCTTGATCGTGGCCTGGATCTCGTCGACGTAAAACGACAGCGGCCGCACCGTGGCCCGGGTCCACTCCGAGACCGCGGCCGAAAAGTCGTCCACCGGTTCGAGCCCGCTCGCCTCGACGACGTATGTCCGCAGCTGCTCGGCCGAGAACAGCACGAGCCCCGGCCACTCCACGCCGGGCGTCGGCCCGGCCACGCAGAATTCCGTCGACACCGTCATGATGCCGCCGGGCTTGAGCACACGGCCCATCTCGTAGGCGCTGAACGCCGCATCCTGGAGCCCGCCGAAGTGCTCGATCGATCCCGACGAGAAAATGCCGTCGAAGGTGTCGTCGGGGTAGTTGAGGAACCGTCCATCCATGTGCTGCACGACCAGCCGGCGTTCGTCGAACGGGAACGGCGCGAACGCCTCCGGATCCCAGAGCATCCGCGTCGGGGCGAACGAACTCCAATGGTCCTGCTGGATGTAGACGTCGGTTGCGAACACCATCCGCGCGAACTTGGTCAGATGGAAGATCGTCGACTCGGTGCCGGCGCCGACGCCGAGGAGCAGGCTTCGGTCGTGCAGCGCGCCGAACTGCCGCAGGCCGCGCACCGCCATGCCGATCTCCCAGTACTTGCGATACTCGCGGCCGAGCGGGAACCCGGCCCCGTGCCGGTCGGCGTCGGCGGCGAAGACCTCGCGGATCGTCGCGGCCAGTTCGGCGTCGGCGAAGTCCTCGACCTCGCAGAGCTTGTTGTGTCCCGGTGGCATGCCTCGTCCCTCCGTTGATTGTCGTTGTCGTTGTCGGCCGCGGCCAACGCCGGTCAGCGCGGCCCGCCGCCGAGCCGTCGGACCACCCGGGCGACTTCGCGCCGGACCTTGCCGAGCACCGTCAGCCGGGGCCGCGGCGCCGGGGCTGCGGTCAGCTCACGATACCGGGTTTCCATGGTGAAGTGCCCGTCGAACCAGGCCCGATCGACGCCGTGGGTCGTGGCGGACGACCAGGGATTCATCCGCGGCGGCAGCCCCCGGTCACGGAACGCCCTGGCGAGCTCGACGTCCTCGGCCTCGCACCAGAAGAGGACGTCGTTGAAACGGATCTGGCGCAGCGTGCGGGTCTTGGCGACGATCAGGCCGCCTCCGACGAACTGCAGCGGCCTGAGCGTGTTCGCATCCGGGCAGTGGATCGTGGTCGGGGTCCGGACCAGCGCGTGTCCGGGCAGGGCGCAGTAGGCGGGGAAGGGGTGGCCGTCGTCGTACCACTGCGCGACGGCGACGAGGTCGAAGTCGTAGCCGAACGTGTCGAAGCCGGCCAGGAATCCCGGGTCGAGCGTGTAGCGGTCGTGGGCGATGAGCAGGTTGGCCCGGCTGGCCGCTGCGGCGATGTCGTTCTTCTTCCGGGAGATCTCCGCGACGTCATCGCGATACCGGCGGTCCTCGACCCGGACGCCGTACGGGCCGTAGGCCTCGTCCATCGGCCCCCAGACGAGGATCTCGTGCTCGTGGCCCGGATCCTGGCAGCGGATCGACTGCAGGAACCTGACGACCATGTCTGGCTTGCGTCCCTGCGTGACCACGGCGAACGTCCAGCGCCGGTCGTGTCGATCCTCCAGCCACTGTCGCTCGATCGAAAATTCGACGAACTGCTCGCCGTCGATGCTCCACTGCCGGCCGACGCCGGCCACGGTGTCGAGCCGCCGGCCGACGACGTGCTTCAGGCTGATGACCGACAGCTCCGCCGTCTCCCGAAAGCGGACGACGAGGCGGCCGTGGCGGCCGAGCAGCCGGATCATCTCGTCCACGACGAGCTCGACCCGGCCGCCACCATGGTCCGAGAGCGGCGTCTCGACATGCCAGACGGAATCGAACGTGCCGTGCAGGTCGCCCGGCAGGCGGGCATTCGTACACCCCGTGAAGTCGAGCGGAACGGCGGAGAACGGCGCGGCCCGGCCGATCCAGGCATGCCGGCCCGCCGGCGGAAATAGGTCCGCAATCTCGCACACGCGCCCGTCGGTCGCCGCGCGGGTCGCCGCCATCGTCTCCTTTTCTCCTCGCTCCGGGCCGGACGCGGCGGCCCGTCAGGCGCCGCGGCGATTCGGCTGCGAGCCTAGCAGTCCCGCGTCGGGGTCACCAAGTTGAATTTCGGCCGCCGCCCCGCTGCGGCCTCGTGGCCGGCGACGACGAACGTCATGGGGACTTCCGCCCCAGCCGCGACATCCGCGTGCAGATCCCGATCAGTTCCCGGGCCGCCTCGTCCCAGGTCGCCAGCGCGTGCCGTCCGGGACGGACGGGGGCGGCCGTGCCGCCGCGGGCCGCCGCGGCGGCCAGCACGAGGTCGGCCAGTTCCGCGGGTTCGTCGGGGCTGAAAAACCGACAGTCGGGACCGGCCACCTCGCGGTGGGCGGGAATGTCGCTGGCCAGGACGCGCAGACCGTCCCGCTCCGCCTCGATGATCGGCAGGCCGAACCCCTCGGCCCGCGAGGCCATTACCAGCGCATCGGCCCGACCGTAGGCGCGGGTCAGTTCGGCGTCGTTGACGTCGGTGAACAGCCACAGCCGGCGGCCATGCTCCGCGTGCCCACGGACCGCGGCCACGATCTCGTCGCCGCCCCAGCCAGGGCGGCCGACGACGACGAGCGTCGCCGCGCTCCCCTGCGCCCAGGCGCGGGTGAAGGCGTCGAGCAGGAGACGATGGTTCTTGCGCGGCTCGAGCGTCCCCACCGCCAGGTAGATCGGCCCCGACCGCGCCGCGAACACCGCGTCCAGCTCGGACCGCATCGGCAGGTCGCCATGGCCATGCCTGCGCACGCCGCAACTGAGCGTGACGTGGCTGATGCGCTCCGCGGCGACGGCCAGCCCCTGCTCGTCGAGATACGCCGCGAGGTCGTCGGCCGTCGCCCGCGAGATGCCGACGAAGAAGTCGATGGCGGAAAAGCTCTCCGGTACCCAGCGGCGCAGGATCGCCTCGTTGGTCGGCTCTGAGAGCCCGGGAAACCGCAGCGGGATCAGGTCGTAGACGAGCCAGCCCACGACCGCCCCGCGATTGCGGGCCTTGTGCAGCGTCGGAATAATCGGGAACGGCCAGCAGACGTCGGGCAGAAACAGGACGTCGCCGGGACGGAAGCGGATCTTCGCCACCTCGCGGTTCCAGCGATCGGCGAGCCGTTCCAGCGGCCCGCGCCGGGCCCGCACGCGACACGCCGGCGGCAGGCCGGCCCGTTCGTGCCGCCTGCGCAGCGGCGCGAACTGATTCCGGCGCGTCACCGCGTGTACGGTCCGGCAGCGGACGCCCAGCGTCGGCGCCGCCTCGAGGCAGGCGCAGGCGAGGCTTCGCGCCACCCGCTGCACGCCGGTGTTCCATTCCGTGGACGTGCTCGAGGTGACGTCGAGCAGCAGCCGGCGCATGGCCGTTCCGGGTGTGGAATCGCTCATCGGCCCGGGCCTCCTCCGCCCGTCACGGTCTGCCCGGGGTCGGCGACCGATGGCAACGCGCCGGAGAGCGCCGCGAGCACCTGCCGCTCGCCGAAGCTGCCGTGGGCCCAGCGTTGCAGGCCGACGTGATCGAACGGCTCCTCGACCATGCCCGCGAGCATCGCTCCCGACACCAGGTCGTCCGCGGCGACGAATCCCGCCCCCGGCCCGACGAGGTCGCACATCGGCCGCTTGTCGCGGGTCAGCACCCGGCAGCCGCAGTACTGCGCCTCGAGGATCGGCAGCCCCAGCCCCTCGTCATACGACGGAAAGAGGAGCGCCTTGGCCTCGAGGAACAGCCGCTGCACGGTGGCGGCCGAGGCGTGCGGGTACCACTCCACGTGCCGCACCTGGAGGGCCCGGAAGAACTCGCGCAGGTCGCTGCTCGAGCAGCGGACGCCACCGTAGATGGAGACCGTCTCGATCGCCGCGCCGGCCGCGTTGAGGATGGCGGGAATGACGTCGGACCCCTTGCGCCGGTCGAACGGCCCGGCCAGCACGACCCGTCGGCCGCGGTCATTCGCCGCCGCCGGCACGCTGGCGTAGGCTGCCGGCAGGAGCGGCGGCAGCGGGATCACCCGTCGCGTGGCCGCGGGGAAGGCGGCCGCGTAGTCGTCGGCGACGCGCGGGCTGATGGCGAGGATCGCGTCGCAGTGGTCGCGATAATGGACGAACCCGCGCCGGTGCTGGGCGGCGAACGACAGCGGCTTCTGCCCCGGCGGCATCGAGAACACATACTGGTTGGGGACGAGGTCGTAGACGACGCCCAGCACCCGTGGAGCGGGAAGTCGCGACTCGAAGTCCACCAGCCAGGGATTGCTGATGATGATCTCGTCGTAGGCCGCAGCGGCGAGATCGGTGCCGATGGCTGTGCGCCAGCAGTCGACGTGCGCGTCGGCGCCGCGCCGGTGCGCCCCCGACACGAGCGGCAGCACGGAGGCCGGCGTGCCGGCGATCACGGTCTCCTCCGCGTCGCCTGCGGGGCCGGGCTGCGGCTGGAGGTGGAACCACTGCCGTTCCCCCCCCGCCCCGCGGACGAATGTCACCCAGTCGACCCGCTGCCGGCGGCCGAGCAGGGCGTGCAACGCGAACAGGTAGTTGCGGACACCGACGTGCAGCCGCATGAACTCCGGCTCGACGATAATCGCGATGGTGTGCGGCATGCTGCGGGATTGAGGCGGGACTGCGGCTGTCGCGGCCGGCGTGCGAGGGTAGTCCGATCGCCGCCGCGGCTGCAATCGACACCTGCCCCGCGCCGCCGCTGATGCTGCCGGCGGATTCTTCCGGATCTCCCGCCGCCCCCGGGAAAACACCGGGAAAACGCCTGTCAGCCGGCGGTGTTGACTGGGCCGGTCATCCTGTGTGACCCTCTGCGTGGAGGTGGCCGATGGCTGGCACGATAAAGATGGTCCTACAGGGGGTGTTGGCCGTCGCTGCCACGGCGCTGATGGCGTTGGCGGACGATGCCCCCCTCCAGCCCGGCGATCGACCGGTCTTCGAGGCGCCCGTCGTGGTCGATGGCGCGGCGCTGCCGCGCGAACCGGTCAGTCCGCCGGCGCGGCAGCCTGCCGCCGACGGCACCTCCTCGGTGATCGTGCCGCCATCCCGCCAACCGAGCGACACGGCCGCCATCACCCAGGCCGGAGCCGCGGCGGGAGAACTGCTGGCCGACGCGTTCACCGCGCCGGAGCCGCGGGCCGGCGACGGCCCGCAGCAGCAGCCGCGCCCGCTGCCGCTGCTCGAGGCGCTCGACCGCTCCGGCGACCGGGCCCGTCGCCTGTGGATCACGCAGGCCTACTGGAAGGTGGCGGCGGACTTCGCCCGCGTCCGCTGGGCGGCCGAGGCCGTCGAGCGACTCGATCTCGTCGCCGCCGGCCAGGATCCGCACGATCGAGCCGTCCTCGACGTGGCGACTGCCGCGGCCCGCGCGGACCTCGCCGAGGCTCAGGCCCAGCTCGGCGGGTCGCAGCAGGAGCTGATCGACCTGGCGCGGATTCCCGGCACCGAACCGGCGCCGTGGCCGGTGGACCGGCCGCTCGCCGTTCCCTACCAAACGCACTTCGAAACCATCTTCGCCAACCGCGTCGCCACGGGCAGGGTGCGGGCGATCGCCCGCACCCTGCCGGCTCGGCACGAAACCGTCGCCGCGCGCGCGGTGGCCGTCCGCGCGGCGGAGAAGGCGGCGGCGATGGCCGAGACCGACCATGCCAAGGGGCAGCGGCCGATCGAGGCGGTGATCGCCGCCCACCAGGCGCTCGTCGCCCAACAGCGAGACTTCGTTCGCGCCGTGCAGGCCTACAATCTCGACATCGCCGAATACGCGATGGCGGTCGGCGACCTGTCGATGCCCGACGAGCAGTTCGCGCGCATGCTCGTGGGCACGCCCGTGCCGTGGCGGCCGCAGCCCGCGGCCGGCGCGGCGCCGGCCCCGCCTGGAAGCGGCAGCAGCCCGAATGGCGGCACGCAGCCCCCGCCGCCGAATGGCGGCACGCAGCCCCTGCCGCCGAATGGCGGCACGCAGCCGTGATACGATCAGTTTCATGATCGCCTCCCTAACCGCCCCTCCGGTGAAGCCGCTCTCCATCGGACCGGTCGTCGTCGATCCACCGATCCTCCAGGCCCCGATGGCCGGCTACACGAACTTCGCCTACCGGCAGGTGGTGCGGGAGTTCGGCGGCGCCGGCCTGCTGGCGACGGAGATGATCGCGGCCCGCAGCGCGATGTGGCTGGAGACGAATCGAGGCGAGCATCCGGACCGGCTGTGGGGCGTCCGCGACGAGCCGCGGCCCCTCGCCGTGCAGATGTGGGACAATGACCCGGAAAACCTCGCCGCGGTGGGGCGGCGGCTGGCGCGGGACTTCCGCGTCAGTGTCGTCGATCTCAACTTCGGCTGCCCTGTGCGACAGGTGACGGAGAAGGCCCACAGCGGCTCGTGGCTGCTCCGCGATCCCGACCGGGTGGGGACGATCGTGCGCCGCGTGGTGGAGGCCTGCGACGGTGTGCCGGTCACCGCGAAGATCAGGCTCGGCTGCGCGGAGTCGTGCCGCACCGCCGTCGAGGTGGCGCAGCGGATCGAGGAGGCGGGCGCGTCGTGCCTCACGGTGCACGGTCGGGTGGCGGCGCAGTTCTTCAAGGGCCGGGCCGACTGGGAGGCGATCGCCCACGTGAAGCGGAGCGTCTCCCGGATGCCCGTAGTCGGCAACGGCGACATCGACTCGGCGGAAACGGCGGTCGCCCGGCTCCGGGACAGCGGCGTGGATGGCGTCATGATCGCCCGCGAGGCGGTCGCCCGGCCGTGGATCTTCGCCCAGGCGGCCGCCCTGCTCCGCGGCGAGACGCCCCCACCCGATCCCACGCTCGCCGAACAGCGGGAGATCGTGCTCCACCACTACGATCTCGTCTGCCGCCGGTTCGGCGCGGACCGCGGCACGCTCCTGATGCGCAAGTTCGCCTGCAGTTACGCCCAGGGGCTGCCCGGGGCCCGCGAGTTTCGCGGCCGCGTCTCCCGCGTGACCACACAGGGGGAATTTCTGCAGGTCGTGCGGGCTTTTTTCCCGTCCGCGGACGCACCCCACGGGCCCGCCTGACGACCGACAAGATGTGGCGATGTTTTTCGCACGCCCAGTTGTCAAAAATATTCCCGGCGGTACAATGTCGCGTTCAGACCCGATTGATTTCCTGCACTGGCCTTTCAATGACCCTTCCGACCACCATGGAATCGAACCGCTCGACCGACGCGGCCGTGGTCGAACTGCTTCGGGTCGAACAGGCGCTGGGAATCGCGGACCTTTCGACGGCGCTCGGCGTGACGGCGACGGCCGTGCGGCAACGGCTCGACCGGCTCATGAAAGCCGGGCTTGTCGAGCGGTCCACGATCGCCAGGCCGCGGGGCCGGCCGGCCCACGCCTACCGCCTGACCCCCGCCGGCCGCAAGTCGGGGGGAGACAATTTCCGTGACCTGGCCTTCGTGCTCTGGCGGGAGATCCGCGGCGTTCGCGAACCGGCCGTTCGCCAGGGGTTGCTGGCCCGGATCGGCTCCGCGATGGCCGACATGTACCGGCCCCAGATCCGGGGCGAGACCGTCGCCGATCGGCTGGAAAGCGTCGCCGGACTGATGCGGAGCCGGTCGATCGCCTGCGGCGTCGAGCCCGCCGCCTCCGGCGCGCAGAACCTGCCGGTGCTCGCCAGCTACGCCTGCCCGTATCCGGAACTCGCCGAGGAGGACCGCACCATCTGCGCGGCTGAACGGCTCATGATCCAGGAACTTGCCGGGGCCCCCGTCGCCCTGTCGGAGTGCCGCCTCGACGGCGCCGGCTGCTGTCGGTTCACCGCCGATGCATCGCGGTCCAGCGAACCGGCCGGGCTCGAAACGGCCCCCGGTCTTGAAAACGAGCCGGTTGCAGCATCGAATGCCGAACGGTTTCATCCCCTGCACAGCCCCGCGCGGGCATCGGAGAGAGTTGTATGACGCAGCAGACGCAGCCAGCCACGCCGACGCCCTGGATCGAGGGGCGGTTCGAGGAGAACCTCGTGCTCACCACCGTCGAGCAGGCGATCAACTGGGCCCGGCAGTCGAGCATCTGGCCGATGACGTTCGGGCTGGCGTGCTGCGCCATCGAGATGATGGCGGCGG harbors:
- a CDS encoding NADH-dependent dehydrogenase, giving the protein MPATRRDFLSSSITLAASAVPYFHSMPRTLADETRSKNGRFALGLIGAGGIASANIGVAKEWIDVVAIADVDAGRARSCNEKFAAGKALLTDDYRRLLDRKDIDVIHVATPDHWHTKPVVEAMLAGKDVYCEKPLTLTIDEGKLIRRVQRQTGRVVQVGTQQRSAFKLFTTALALVAEGRLGRIRRIQAAIGGAPSSPALPAVTPSQDLNWDRWLGPAPLADYRFLELPPFIDKHGKEQKPSAGNGHNYFRWWYEYSGGKLTDWGAHHVDIAIWALALNGQTAGPTGIGGTATHPVEFKDGMPLQTDRFNTATEFLFTVDFPGDTKVVIRHDTDNGVLIEGDKGTIFVNRGKLAGGPVDALKDDPLPANAVAKVYRHMPMEGDERKAHWANFLHCVREGSEPISDVHSHMRMLNVCHLAGISARLGRPLQWDPVGERILGDEQASAMLARPYRRGYEIEV
- the secA2 gene encoding protein translocase subunit SecA 2 is translated as MFGWIGTITGTTPAISAATWRAVKQIEALAPDMEGLDDVALRRLGRALSYRAMAGEPADTLLVESFAATREAGRRRLGMRHYDVQLLAGVALVHGAIVEMQTGEGKTLVATLPLVLHALAGKGAHLATVNDYLARRDAEWMKPIYEALGLSVGIVESQMDFDDRRKAYACDVTYGTAKEFGFDFLKDRLLARQLAEGQGDLAARLAGERGDATTRPLQRPYWFALVDEADNVLIDEARTPLIIASPPGEAQAASQALFQFAAQATAGLESDRDYEQDVQKQTCELLGPGRSRVRALPRPAELEATSLLAIYEAVERALRARQFFKPDRQYVVRDGKIVIVDEFTGRAAEGRTWRDGLHQAVEAQEEVEITVASGHAARITIQDLFARWPHLAGMTGTIATSARELARTYDVDVAVVPTNRPAIRRRLPAVVCGTYTEKLARIVAEVGEMHALGRPVLIGTRSIDKSDDLARLLTEAGLPHTVLNARHIAKEAEIVAQAGQRGQITVSTNMAGRGTDIRLGDGVAELGGLHVICTELHDSARIDRQLVGRCGRQGDPGTWRQYLAADDDILVAGYGARRSGRIAAGLRRRLAGDPDRVATVFRSAQKRVEARHARQRRMLEYIERQRAEAHVQMSQDPYLDAAS
- a CDS encoding tRNA-dihydrouridine synthase, with product MIASLTAPPVKPLSIGPVVVDPPILQAPMAGYTNFAYRQVVREFGGAGLLATEMIAARSAMWLETNRGEHPDRLWGVRDEPRPLAVQMWDNDPENLAAVGRRLARDFRVSVVDLNFGCPVRQVTEKAHSGSWLLRDPDRVGTIVRRVVEACDGVPVTAKIRLGCAESCRTAVEVAQRIEEAGASCLTVHGRVAAQFFKGRADWEAIAHVKRSVSRMPVVGNGDIDSAETAVARLRDSGVDGVMIAREAVARPWIFAQAAALLRGETPPPDPTLAEQREIVLHHYDLVCRRFGADRGTLLMRKFACSYAQGLPGAREFRGRVSRVTTQGEFLQVVRAFFPSADAPHGPA
- a CDS encoding transcriptional regulator, with the translated sequence MESNRSTDAAVVELLRVEQALGIADLSTALGVTATAVRQRLDRLMKAGLVERSTIARPRGRPAHAYRLTPAGRKSGGDNFRDLAFVLWREIRGVREPAVRQGLLARIGSAMADMYRPQIRGETVADRLESVAGLMRSRSIACGVEPAASGAQNLPVLASYACPYPELAEEDRTICAAERLMIQELAGAPVALSECRLDGAGCCRFTADASRSSEPAGLETAPGLENEPVAASNAERFHPLHSPARASERVV